Within Persephonella sp. KM09-Lau-8, the genomic segment TATCTTGCATATTTTGCTGAACGTCCTGAGGTTTAAATTTTTCGTTTATTTCGTCCTGCATAAAGTTCTCGTACTCGCTAAAGTCTATTTTTCCGAAATCTATAGACTGAAGCTCTGCTGGAGTAAATCCTCTACAGATAGGATTTTTAGGATCCCCCCAAGAAAGACCTATTTGAGGTCTCCCCTGCTCATGAAGTATTCTGGCTAAAACTGAACCAAAACAACAAAAAGTTTTCTTTCTTTGGACACAGGTTCCCATCCATTCTTCAGCACAATAACTACCAACGTAATGACATCTGGCATCCGCAAGAGTATATTCCTTCCCTTTATTGGTAGTTCTCATCTTGGCCAGTATCTTCTCACGGGGCTTACATTGTCCCAATCCAAACCACGTGCTTGTTTTTTTACAACAATCGGAAAAGCCAGTCTGAACTCCTGGAGGCCTACATCTATAATCATTTCCATTAAATATATATATGGTGCCCAAGCAATTTCCATTCTCATCTATTTCACCATCTGCCTGCTTATCATTTGCTCCTTCAACTGTATCTGTATTTGTGTAGTTTCCGGCATAAAGAGCATCCCCACAAGTTAGTCGAGAACAATAATTTTTTCCATCCTCCATTGTAATACACTGATATTCACTTCCCAGTGGACAGGATAAGTCGCCAACATAACAAAGATCATTATCAGGATTATAAACACCACTAAAACAAATAGGAACAAGTTCACACTTATTTACAGGAGTTGAACTCCAAGTGTACGTATAAGAAGGACCCGAAGGGCAGTCATGCTGAGCCTCTGATAAACACACATCAAGTTGTGTATCGTATTTGATTGTATTAGAAAGGGAAAAGCTATCATCTATAGGACAGTTTATATCCTGAATACATATGTCTTCACTGGCAGAATAAGTATAACTTCCACAATCTTTTGATACGGTGGCTTCACATCTGTCTGTATCAGGATTAAACACGTAATCACAACTTACATTTTGATAACAAACTGAATTTGTAGAGTCATAACTCCAATCTGAAGGGCACTCAGTCCCTGCTTGAATCCAGCACTTGTCATTCACAGTATCAAGACTTCCACCACTACTACAAGTCGCATTGGTAACACATTTATCCAGATTCACATCATAGGAAGTTCCTGATGGACAGTCTATTGTGGCATCTACCCAACACACATCAGCATTTCCATCAAAGTTTCCACCACTTGGACAAGAAGGATTGGCAACACATTTATCACCTGATAGGGTTGAGCCTGAGGGGCAGGTAGAAATTTCGTTTTTATAACTATCGTTAAATATCAGAATTTCAATTCCCCCCATATGGCATGGTCCTCCACCAATTATAAAATGCCTCATTTCTCCGGGGGGAATAGGGTCACCGTACATATAAAAATTACAATTTTCATCAAACCCAGAACCTTCACAATTTCCTTTTGAAGGCTCACAAGAAATATATGTTGGATCCTCAAAAGGACCATTATTACAAAAGTATTCTCTGACGTAACATATCCATGAACTTTCGGTTGTAGCATCCTTCTCACACCTATTGGTCGTAGAATTATAACTAAACCCACTTGGACATATTATATCAGTTGTTTCACATCTTTGTCCTGTCCATGTATAGCCGCTTGGACAGGAAACTGTAGCATTAGAGATACATTTATCTAAAGAGTTTGAGTATGTTGTCCCTGATGGGCATGATGGAGGACTGTATTCACAGGTTGTTCCGTTTAATGTATATCCGTCTGGACAGGTAAAGGTCACAGGATATTCACATCTATTTGTGTTTGCATTATAAGAACCTATTCCACAATCTATTGTTTTATAGCAAACCTGATTTGTGCTGTCGTAAGTGTAATCACTTGGACAAACAGGGGTATAAGCCTTTTCACATCTATCCTTCTGTTTATTCAGTACACCGTTATCTGGACATTGATACTGCATGGTGCACCTGTCTATACTGCTGTCCCATGAGTAACCTGCAGGACAAGTTATCGTTGCATCTGCTTGACACATATTTCTTTCTGGATTTAGTTGACCTTCTGGACAGTAAGGCTGTATATTGGTCGCATCACACTGAACCCTTTCCTCTGGACACAAATAAGCAGGGTTTATTGTTATAGATAAAGAATATCTATTGTCCTGAGTACACTGTTCAGAAACAGATTCAACGTCTGTCAATTCAATTAACCTAACTCCTGAAGGAATATTAATAACCAAAGACCCTCCATCCTCTGAATACGAAAGGGTCTGAAGAGTAAGATTTCCTAAGCAAACAGGGGCAGAATCAGGATTCCCAAGCCAATAATATTTTCCATCATCGCCTTTAAAAATTATCCAGGATTTTACAGCCGACAGACCGTCTTTTCTACAACCTTCTGTATCTGTAGAATAATTGTAACAGTAATCTATAGAACCGGAAGCAGAAACCCTGATTTGTCCCTCATACTGATTTAAAGAAACGGTTTGTGGAGAGTTATAATTTATAGAAATCGTTCCCGCATCGCATTGATAAACACCATTATCATTTGCACAAACATAACAAGGAGTATCTCCTCCACAAACATTATCTACTATAGCCTGCTGGTAATCCGACGTATCTGCATTAATAGGCTCTCCATTTACACAATCTAAGGCACCATTCCATTCAACCAGAGCATATCTCTTAGGAGCAAAATCTCCTCCATTTGAAGCATGATATCCTGTATCGTTCCACAAACCCCCTTCATCCATTTCTACCCAGTGCTCTCCTAAAACAGGAACAACTCCTATATCAGCCTGATCAACATAGTTGTTAGGCTCTCCCTGTTTCCAATTTGTATAAGCAACTACAGAACCACTCCTCCAAACAAATCTATCCGGATTCACTACACCAAAATTTTGCGTCCTGTTCGGATCATAAAGTCCTATCCATGCAGAACCTGCAGAATAAAAAGACAATATCGAAGACAATAAAGAGTTTATTCCCTCATCAGAAATAACGGCAAGATTTGAAAAATCCTCCCAAAAACCCTTATTTGTGGTTAAAGCATAAGTTTTATTATTGTAATAGACAAAGCCTCTATATCTTGAAGTGTCACAAGTTCCAGAACTGGCAGAACTGGAAGGATTCATCTCCTCGCAGGAAGAACATAAACTGCCACATAAACTTGAATCAGCAAAAACAGCCTCTAAGTCACTACAATAAAATGGGCCAGCATAAGAAGACGCTTTTATTAGAAAAAGAAATAACAAAGCTATCCAGTGCCTTCTTGCCATTGTAAGAACCTCTCTCTTAAAAAATAAA encodes:
- the traN gene encoding conjugal transfer protein TraN, producing MARRHWIALLFLFLIKASSYAGPFYCSDLEAVFADSSLCGSLCSSCEEMNPSSSASSGTCDTSRYRGFVYYNNKTYALTTNKGFWEDFSNLAVISDEGINSLLSSILSFYSAGSAWIGLYDPNRTQNFGVVNPDRFVWRSGSVVAYTNWKQGEPNNYVDQADIGVVPVLGEHWVEMDEGGLWNDTGYHASNGGDFAPKRYALVEWNGALDCVNGEPINADTSDYQQAIVDNVCGGDTPCYVCANDNGVYQCDAGTISINYNSPQTVSLNQYEGQIRVSASGSIDYCYNYSTDTEGCRKDGLSAVKSWIIFKGDDGKYYWLGNPDSAPVCLGNLTLQTLSYSEDGGSLVINIPSGVRLIELTDVESVSEQCTQDNRYSLSITINPAYLCPEERVQCDATNIQPYCPEGQLNPERNMCQADATITCPAGYSWDSSIDRCTMQYQCPDNGVLNKQKDRCEKAYTPVCPSDYTYDSTNQVCYKTIDCGIGSYNANTNRCEYPVTFTCPDGYTLNGTTCEYSPPSCPSGTTYSNSLDKCISNATVSCPSGYTWTGQRCETTDIICPSGFSYNSTTNRCEKDATTESSWICYVREYFCNNGPFEDPTYISCEPSKGNCEGSGFDENCNFYMYGDPIPPGEMRHFIIGGGPCHMGGIEILIFNDSYKNEISTCPSGSTLSGDKCVANPSCPSGGNFDGNADVCWVDATIDCPSGTSYDVNLDKCVTNATCSSGGSLDTVNDKCWIQAGTECPSDWSYDSTNSVCYQNVSCDYVFNPDTDRCEATVSKDCGSYTYSASEDICIQDINCPIDDSFSLSNTIKYDTQLDVCLSEAQHDCPSGPSYTYTWSSTPVNKCELVPICFSGVYNPDNDLCYVGDLSCPLGSEYQCITMEDGKNYCSRLTCGDALYAGNYTNTDTVEGANDKQADGEIDENGNCLGTIYIFNGNDYRCRPPGVQTGFSDCCKKTSTWFGLGQCKPREKILAKMRTTNKGKEYTLADARCHYVGSYCAEEWMGTCVQRKKTFCCFGSVLARILHEQGRPQIGLSWGDPKNPICRGFTPAELQSIDFGKIDFSEYENFMQDEINEKFKPQDVQQNMQDKIQDFYDNNVN